The following proteins come from a genomic window of Pieris napi chromosome 15, ilPieNapi1.2, whole genome shotgun sequence:
- the LOC125056812 gene encoding uncharacterized protein LOC125056812 isoform X6 gives MQVLANENARVESCDLQAGDTWRGLQGKMSVTAPGKKIRKKSGNQPQSQINKCFNEKRRRELENEVINQLEELLHTCLAEVRQPDKNGIVREATRQISEVLSRRQACPSDCPLRAAPARSPLQAGEVSSTQQPPAHHYTEISTLIEAVKHYTSVLGLILMEINSKGEIECVTENIKDLILVERTELYKKSIFSLLHAEDHAKLRPLLRNIQTFTWGPTDPEKYQNIQARFLVKDSTATDGSRLAECVIHAAAVRASPAEEAGSVMCVIRRCDPAAPAPPRPALVFRLDCTFIILSCDLSGVENCISSTLSLVGTRYLELVDSGDRARVSAHLQEVVCRGGGLLVSEPYALRLGADGPRFRVSAQSRLFPTAGEPDFIMSTNTVVGDDDDILESTRPPLGGPLMTSIVNGDPSAPQRYRSPVEPGPEPEPQFSMNDFDLDPWGSTFAISEVSGEDSKDRKEPTGEDAGAPLTPRAPSTPGEGPPTPRTPPTPLTPHPAPLPEKPNRLRTLLSSKKTNDPILKDLLNQKDEEGGGGDSSGPHTPHTPLTPHTPHTPASALSPLHSGQPQQRHPQQLHGHQPPTSHAAQHPTHHNNQMLKLLNDKSDEDGDDRNRSSSALLSQLLAGGPGGGSSSSGGNGGRHENELYLERIAGIKRKFDESKATAANPKRATPEHQQRTEAIATQVTSSAAGSSTSTSLGSPASVGKSELCLKNQILVSLLARQQTTPPTPLPLHPVRAFPPRQRPPHPAHAPRQHPHTLSNMLATNNRGGNMNGGVGSAGGETGGAQSHLQLVLQGARGAYPPPPSHPSPLHYAAPAPHHGYNAQPPGGSTRVQGGGNGNDIEVHSDKTLSEILDELIENNERNSAPDHTLMDLDTRAASHDYQGVNEKKAAINAITQSLMQCESVSKSPVPSSGAQSTAPPVYPSQSPSGPGAALYGAARARAFVEQHRARLLHLQESQQMLVSPEAAEQPQQDLGSTINALVSATPPNVTLLPRADFHHLYHPTSQMGSSYGTNKIVTSQQSPMLSRQLHGGGGAYGPSVSGVSTALHTPLTPLTPQPYHRAPRPHHVGGYYEDGDYCGDYGRRGPLAPPLAPHPSPHDHMPYMAGGAGAGPAGGGTSEYVRNELRAVVGARSARPEMHAQELDPLLAFDMPAPGGGGSGGRGAANAWKAPQSTPSTTEAGSAAGGDEAPASKASLLQKLLSQ, from the exons AGTCGAATCCTGTGACCTCCAAGCGGGAGACACATGGAGGGGCCTGCAGGGCAAGATGAGCGTGACAGCGCCGGGCAAGAAGATCAGAAAAAAGTCTGGCAATCAGCCCCAATCTCAAAT AAATAAGTGCTTCAACGAGAAGCGTCGCCGAGAGCTGGAGAACGAAGTCATAAACCAGCTTGAAGAGCTGTTGCACACGTGTCTGGCGGAGGTGCGGCAGCCAGACAAGAACGGCATCGTTCGCGAGGCCACCCGCCAGATTTCAGAGGTGCTTAGCCGTCGACAGGCCTGCCCTTCTGATTGTCCATTGCGAGCTGCGCCTGCACGGTCGCCCTTACAAGCGGGCGAAGTTAGCTCCACACAGCAGCCTCCGGCTCATCACTACACCGAAATTAGTACCCTAATAGAG GCGGTGAAGCACTACACAAGTGTGCTGGGGTTGATTTTAATGGAAATCAACTCGAAGGGGGAGATTGAATGTGTCACTGAAAATATAAAGGACCTGATTCTTGTGGAACGCACCGAGCTGTACAAGAAGTCGATATTCTCCTTATTGCACGCTGAGGATCACGCCAAGCTGAGACCGCTACTAAGGAACATACAGACCTTCACTTGGGGACCAACGGATCCTGAAAAGTATCAAAATATACAGGCACGGTTCCTGGTCAAGGACTCCACTGCGACTGATGGTAGCAG GTTGGCGGAGTGCGTGATCCACGCGGCGGCGGTGCGCGCGTCGCCGGCGGAGGAGGCCGGCTCCGTCATGTGCGTCATCCGGCGCTGCGACCCCGCCGCCCCCGCGCCGCCCCGCCCCGCCCTCGTCTTCAGACTCGACTGCACCTTCATCATTCTCT CTTGTGATCTCTCCGGGGTCGAGAACTGTATAAGCTCTACCCTCTCTCTCGTGGGCACTCGCTATTTGGAATTGGTAGATAGCGGGGATCGCGCCCGAGTGTCGGCGCACTTGCAGGAAGTGGTGTGCCGCGGCGGCGGGCTTCTGGTCAGCGAGCCCTACGCGCTGCGTCTCGGCGCCGACGGCCCGCGCTTCAGAGTCAGCGCCCAGTCGCGCCTGTTTCCCACCGCGGGTGAACCCGACTTCATCATGTCCACCAACACCGTGGTCGGCGACGACGACGATATACTAGAATCGACGCGACCTCCACTCGGTgggccgctgatgacctccaTCGTAAACGGTGATCCCTCTGCGCCCCAACGGTACCGCTCGCCGGTCGAGCCGGGGCCCGAGCCGGAGCCCCAGTTCTCCATGAACGACTTCGACCTCGATCCTTGGGGCTCGACGTTCGCGATAAGCGAAGTGTCCGGCGAGGACAGTAAAGACCGTAAGGAACCGACCGGAGAGGACGCGGGGGCTCCGCTCACGCCCCGCGCCCCCTCGACCCCAGGGGAAGGCCCGCCGACGCCTCGCACACCTCCCACCCCGCTGACGCCTCATCCGGCGCCGCTACCTGAGAAGCCGAACCGATTGCGGACGTTGCTCAGCTCAAAGAAGACCAACGACCCCATTTTGAAGGATCTGTTGAACCAGAAGGACGAGGAGGGCGGTGGCGGGGATTCGTCGGGGCCTCACACGCCTCACACGCCCTTAACCCCTCACACGCCGCACACTCCCGCCTCGGCGCTGTCTCCGCTGCATTCAGGGCAGCCGCAACAGCGTCATCCTCAGCAGCTTCACGGCCATCAGCCTCCCACCTCACACGCCGCCCAACATCCGACACACCATAATAATCAGATGTTAAAG CTACTGAACGACAAGTCAGATGAAGACGGTGATGACAGGAATCGTAGCTCAAGCGCACTGCTGTCCCAGCTATTGGCGGGGGGCCCGGGGGGCGGAAGTAGTAGCAGTGGGGGAAATGGGGGTCGACACGAGAACGAGTTATACTTGGAACGCATTGCTGGCATTAAACGCAAATTTGACGAATCAAAGGCCACCGCTGCTAACCCGAAGAGGGCTACTCCAGAACACCAACAG AGAACTGAAGCGATCGCTACGCAGGTAACGTCGTCGGCAGCGGGCAGCAGCACGAGCACTAGCCTGGGCAGCCCTGCGAGCGTCGGCAAGAGCGAGCTCTGCCTCAAGAATCAGATCCTGGTGTCGCTGCTCGCGCGGCAGCAGACGACGCCCCCCACTCCCCTGCCCCTTCACCCCGTCCGGGCCTTTCCCCCCCGGCAACGCCCGCCGCACCCCGCGCACGCGCCCAGGCAACATCCGCACACGCTCTCTAATATGCTGGCCACGAA cAATCGTGGTGGCAACATGAATGGCGGTGTGGGTAGCGCTGGAGGCGAAACAGGGGGCGCTCAAAGTCACCTGCAGTTGGTACTGCAAGGGGCCCGGGGGGCCTACCCCCCGCCCCCTTCGCATCCTTCCCCCCTGCATTATGCCGCCCCCGCTCCGCATCATGGATATAATGCGCAGCCACC gGGTGGCAGTACGCGTGTGCAAGGCGGAGGTAACGGGAATGACATTGAGGTGCACAGCGATAAAACGCTTTCAGAGATTCTCGATGAGCTGATCGAGAACAATGAGCGGAATAGTGCGCCCGACCACACCCTTATGGATCTCGATACGCGAGCTGCTTCACATGACTATCAG GGCGTGAACGAAAAGAAAGCGGCGATCAACGCGATAACACAGAGTCTCATGCAGTGCGAATCTGTCAGCAAGAGCCCCGTGCCCTCCAGCGGAGCTCAATCTACCGCGCCCCCCGTGTACCCCTCGCAGAGCCCCTCGGGGCCTGGGGCTGCATTGTACGGGGCGGCGCGAGCCAGGGCCTTTGTGGAGCAACATCGAGCGCGGCTGCTTCACTTGCAGGAATCGCAGCAGATGCTCGTCTCACCAGAG GCTGCTGAACAGCCCCAGCAGGATCTGGGGTCAACCATCAACGCACTGGTCTCCGCAACTCCGCCTAATGTCACATTGCTGCCCAGAGCTGACTTCCACCATTTATATCATCCGACCA gTCAAATGGGCTCAAGTTAtggtacaaataaaatagtgACGTCACAGCAAAGTCCCATGTTGAGCAGACAACTTCAT GGAGGCGGCGGCGCCTATGGGCCAAGTGTCTCGGGCGTGTCGACAGCGCTGCACACGCCCCTCACTCCCCTCACCCCGCAGCCGTATCATCGCGCTCCCCGACCGCATCACG TGGGCGGCTACTATGAGGACGGCGACTACTGCGGAGACTACGGCCGAAGGGGGCCACTCGCGCCGCCCCTCGCGCCCCACCCCTCGCCCCACGACCATATGCCTT ATATGGCGGGCGGGGCAGGTGCGGGGCCAGCGGGGGGCGGGACGTCGGAGTACGTACGCAACGAACTTCGGGCTGTCGTGGGCGCACGCTCGGCCAGGCCGGAGATGCACGCGCAGGAACTAGACCCGCTATTGGCCTTCGATATGCCCGCGCCTG GTGGCGGCGGCTCGGGCGGGCGCGGCGCGGCCAACGCGTGGAAGGCGCCTCAGAGCACTCCG
- the LOC125056812 gene encoding uncharacterized protein LOC125056812 isoform X7, which produces MQVLANENARNKCFNEKRRRELENEVINQLEELLHTCLAEVRQPDKNGIVREATRQISEVLSRRQACPSDCPLRAAPARSPLQAGEVSSTQQPPAHHYTEISTLIEAVKHYTSVLGLILMEINSKGEIECVTENIKDLILVERTELYKKSIFSLLHAEDHAKLRPLLRNIQTFTWGPTDPEKYQNIQARFLVKDSTATDGSRLAECVIHAAAVRASPAEEAGSVMCVIRRCDPAAPAPPRPALVFRLDCTFIILSCDLSGVENCISSTLSLVGTRYLELVDSGDRARVSAHLQEVVCRGGGLLVSEPYALRLGADGPRFRVSAQSRLFPTAGEPDFIMSTNTVVGDDDDILESTRPPLGGPLMTSIVNGDPSAPQRYRSPVEPGPEPEPQFSMNDFDLDPWGSTFAISEVSGEDSKDRKEPTGEDAGAPLTPRAPSTPGEGPPTPRTPPTPLTPHPAPLPEKPNRLRTLLSSKKTNDPILKDLLNQKDEEGGGGDSSGPHTPHTPLTPHTPHTPASALSPLHSGQPQQRHPQQLHGHQPPTSHAAQHPTHHNNQMLKLLNDKSDEDGDDRNRSSSALLSQLLAGGPGGGSSSSGGNGGRHENELYLERIAGIKRKFDESKATAANPKRATPEHQQRTEAIATQVTSSAAGSSTSTSLGSPASVGKSELCLKNQILVSLLARQQTTPPTPLPLHPVRAFPPRQRPPHPAHAPRQHPHTLSNMLATNNRGGNMNGGVGSAGGETGGAQSHLQLVLQGARGAYPPPPSHPSPLHYAAPAPHHGYNAQPPGGSTRVQGGGNGNDIEVHSDKTLSEILDELIENNERNSAPDHTLMDLDTRAASHDYQGVNEKKAAINAITQSLMQCESVSKSPVPSSGAQSTAPPVYPSQSPSGPGAALYGAARARAFVEQHRARLLHLQESQQMLVSPEAAEQPQQDLGSTINALVSATPPNVTLLPRADFHHLYHPTSQMGSSYGTNKIVTSQQSPMLSRQLHGGGGAYGPSVSGVSTALHTPLTPLTPQPYHRAPRPHHVGGYYEDGDYCGDYGRRGPLAPPLAPHPSPHDHMPYMAGGAGAGPAGGGTSEYVRNELRAVVGARSARPEMHAQELDPLLAFDMPAPGGGGSGGRGAANAWKAPQSTPSTTEAGSAAGGDEAPASKASLLQKLLSQ; this is translated from the exons AAATAAGTGCTTCAACGAGAAGCGTCGCCGAGAGCTGGAGAACGAAGTCATAAACCAGCTTGAAGAGCTGTTGCACACGTGTCTGGCGGAGGTGCGGCAGCCAGACAAGAACGGCATCGTTCGCGAGGCCACCCGCCAGATTTCAGAGGTGCTTAGCCGTCGACAGGCCTGCCCTTCTGATTGTCCATTGCGAGCTGCGCCTGCACGGTCGCCCTTACAAGCGGGCGAAGTTAGCTCCACACAGCAGCCTCCGGCTCATCACTACACCGAAATTAGTACCCTAATAGAG GCGGTGAAGCACTACACAAGTGTGCTGGGGTTGATTTTAATGGAAATCAACTCGAAGGGGGAGATTGAATGTGTCACTGAAAATATAAAGGACCTGATTCTTGTGGAACGCACCGAGCTGTACAAGAAGTCGATATTCTCCTTATTGCACGCTGAGGATCACGCCAAGCTGAGACCGCTACTAAGGAACATACAGACCTTCACTTGGGGACCAACGGATCCTGAAAAGTATCAAAATATACAGGCACGGTTCCTGGTCAAGGACTCCACTGCGACTGATGGTAGCAG GTTGGCGGAGTGCGTGATCCACGCGGCGGCGGTGCGCGCGTCGCCGGCGGAGGAGGCCGGCTCCGTCATGTGCGTCATCCGGCGCTGCGACCCCGCCGCCCCCGCGCCGCCCCGCCCCGCCCTCGTCTTCAGACTCGACTGCACCTTCATCATTCTCT CTTGTGATCTCTCCGGGGTCGAGAACTGTATAAGCTCTACCCTCTCTCTCGTGGGCACTCGCTATTTGGAATTGGTAGATAGCGGGGATCGCGCCCGAGTGTCGGCGCACTTGCAGGAAGTGGTGTGCCGCGGCGGCGGGCTTCTGGTCAGCGAGCCCTACGCGCTGCGTCTCGGCGCCGACGGCCCGCGCTTCAGAGTCAGCGCCCAGTCGCGCCTGTTTCCCACCGCGGGTGAACCCGACTTCATCATGTCCACCAACACCGTGGTCGGCGACGACGACGATATACTAGAATCGACGCGACCTCCACTCGGTgggccgctgatgacctccaTCGTAAACGGTGATCCCTCTGCGCCCCAACGGTACCGCTCGCCGGTCGAGCCGGGGCCCGAGCCGGAGCCCCAGTTCTCCATGAACGACTTCGACCTCGATCCTTGGGGCTCGACGTTCGCGATAAGCGAAGTGTCCGGCGAGGACAGTAAAGACCGTAAGGAACCGACCGGAGAGGACGCGGGGGCTCCGCTCACGCCCCGCGCCCCCTCGACCCCAGGGGAAGGCCCGCCGACGCCTCGCACACCTCCCACCCCGCTGACGCCTCATCCGGCGCCGCTACCTGAGAAGCCGAACCGATTGCGGACGTTGCTCAGCTCAAAGAAGACCAACGACCCCATTTTGAAGGATCTGTTGAACCAGAAGGACGAGGAGGGCGGTGGCGGGGATTCGTCGGGGCCTCACACGCCTCACACGCCCTTAACCCCTCACACGCCGCACACTCCCGCCTCGGCGCTGTCTCCGCTGCATTCAGGGCAGCCGCAACAGCGTCATCCTCAGCAGCTTCACGGCCATCAGCCTCCCACCTCACACGCCGCCCAACATCCGACACACCATAATAATCAGATGTTAAAG CTACTGAACGACAAGTCAGATGAAGACGGTGATGACAGGAATCGTAGCTCAAGCGCACTGCTGTCCCAGCTATTGGCGGGGGGCCCGGGGGGCGGAAGTAGTAGCAGTGGGGGAAATGGGGGTCGACACGAGAACGAGTTATACTTGGAACGCATTGCTGGCATTAAACGCAAATTTGACGAATCAAAGGCCACCGCTGCTAACCCGAAGAGGGCTACTCCAGAACACCAACAG AGAACTGAAGCGATCGCTACGCAGGTAACGTCGTCGGCAGCGGGCAGCAGCACGAGCACTAGCCTGGGCAGCCCTGCGAGCGTCGGCAAGAGCGAGCTCTGCCTCAAGAATCAGATCCTGGTGTCGCTGCTCGCGCGGCAGCAGACGACGCCCCCCACTCCCCTGCCCCTTCACCCCGTCCGGGCCTTTCCCCCCCGGCAACGCCCGCCGCACCCCGCGCACGCGCCCAGGCAACATCCGCACACGCTCTCTAATATGCTGGCCACGAA cAATCGTGGTGGCAACATGAATGGCGGTGTGGGTAGCGCTGGAGGCGAAACAGGGGGCGCTCAAAGTCACCTGCAGTTGGTACTGCAAGGGGCCCGGGGGGCCTACCCCCCGCCCCCTTCGCATCCTTCCCCCCTGCATTATGCCGCCCCCGCTCCGCATCATGGATATAATGCGCAGCCACC gGGTGGCAGTACGCGTGTGCAAGGCGGAGGTAACGGGAATGACATTGAGGTGCACAGCGATAAAACGCTTTCAGAGATTCTCGATGAGCTGATCGAGAACAATGAGCGGAATAGTGCGCCCGACCACACCCTTATGGATCTCGATACGCGAGCTGCTTCACATGACTATCAG GGCGTGAACGAAAAGAAAGCGGCGATCAACGCGATAACACAGAGTCTCATGCAGTGCGAATCTGTCAGCAAGAGCCCCGTGCCCTCCAGCGGAGCTCAATCTACCGCGCCCCCCGTGTACCCCTCGCAGAGCCCCTCGGGGCCTGGGGCTGCATTGTACGGGGCGGCGCGAGCCAGGGCCTTTGTGGAGCAACATCGAGCGCGGCTGCTTCACTTGCAGGAATCGCAGCAGATGCTCGTCTCACCAGAG GCTGCTGAACAGCCCCAGCAGGATCTGGGGTCAACCATCAACGCACTGGTCTCCGCAACTCCGCCTAATGTCACATTGCTGCCCAGAGCTGACTTCCACCATTTATATCATCCGACCA gTCAAATGGGCTCAAGTTAtggtacaaataaaatagtgACGTCACAGCAAAGTCCCATGTTGAGCAGACAACTTCAT GGAGGCGGCGGCGCCTATGGGCCAAGTGTCTCGGGCGTGTCGACAGCGCTGCACACGCCCCTCACTCCCCTCACCCCGCAGCCGTATCATCGCGCTCCCCGACCGCATCACG TGGGCGGCTACTATGAGGACGGCGACTACTGCGGAGACTACGGCCGAAGGGGGCCACTCGCGCCGCCCCTCGCGCCCCACCCCTCGCCCCACGACCATATGCCTT ATATGGCGGGCGGGGCAGGTGCGGGGCCAGCGGGGGGCGGGACGTCGGAGTACGTACGCAACGAACTTCGGGCTGTCGTGGGCGCACGCTCGGCCAGGCCGGAGATGCACGCGCAGGAACTAGACCCGCTATTGGCCTTCGATATGCCCGCGCCTG GTGGCGGCGGCTCGGGCGGGCGCGGCGCGGCCAACGCGTGGAAGGCGCCTCAGAGCACTCCG